The following are encoded together in the Kineosporiaceae bacterium genome:
- a CDS encoding PadR family transcriptional regulator, translating to MSHEESGPSEGFDPGEPGFGPGFGRGPAGFGPGGFGPPFVPPFARGHGHGPWGGGRRGPGGRRGRRGNVRAAVLALLSEGARHGYAIMNELAERSGGLWRPSPGSVYPVLAQLQDEGLVVVEESEGRRNFSLTEAGRTYVAEHAEEMSEPWKAADAGPAERVKNLMDGFRALAAAVEQVARHGDEAQATAAAAVLDDARKRMYRVLAGDESSGGDTAE from the coding sequence ATGAGCCACGAAGAGTCCGGCCCGAGCGAGGGGTTCGACCCCGGTGAGCCAGGGTTCGGGCCCGGCTTCGGCCGTGGTCCGGCGGGGTTCGGCCCCGGTGGGTTCGGCCCGCCCTTCGTGCCTCCGTTCGCCCGGGGTCACGGGCACGGTCCCTGGGGTGGCGGACGGCGAGGCCCCGGCGGACGACGAGGCCGCCGCGGCAACGTGCGCGCCGCCGTCCTGGCGTTGCTCTCCGAGGGCGCGCGACACGGCTACGCGATCATGAACGAGCTCGCCGAACGCAGTGGCGGCCTGTGGCGGCCGAGCCCCGGCTCCGTCTACCCGGTGCTGGCCCAGTTGCAGGACGAGGGCCTGGTGGTGGTCGAGGAATCCGAGGGTCGGCGCAACTTCTCCCTCACCGAGGCGGGTCGCACCTACGTGGCCGAGCACGCCGAAGAGATGTCCGAGCCGTGGAAGGCCGCCGATGCCGGACCGGCCGAGCGGGTCAAGAACCTGATGGACGGTTTCCGGGCGCTCGCCGCGGCTGTCGAGCAGGTCGCCCGACATGGTGACGAGGCCCAGGCCACCGCGGCGGCCGCCGTCCTGGACGACGCGCGCAAGCGGATGTACCGCGTGCTGGCCGGCGACGAGAGCTCAGGCGGCGACACCGCCGAATAA